Proteins encoded in a region of the Vicia villosa cultivar HV-30 ecotype Madison, WI linkage group LG5, Vvil1.0, whole genome shotgun sequence genome:
- the LOC131605382 gene encoding uncharacterized protein LOC131605382, with the protein MIHGPCGYANTSSPCMKSNQCSKFFPKKFQARTVVDHEGYPLYMRRDTGITVTKKDVDLDNRFVVPYNPYLLKKFQARINIEWCNQGTSVKYLFKYINKGYDRITATVVDTTNDGSSLNGNLDEIKQYLDCRYVSPSKACWRIFSFPIHGRSPAVESVKESMFTAWMEANKTYPEAKYLTYSKFLTRFVYDKRYRWWRPCKRGNTIGRLIWVPPSTGELFYLRMMLTIAKGPTCYEDIKKVGGIVRHSFRDACFEMGFLNDDKEYVPAIYEAKDWGSGYFLRQLFVTMLLSGTMNRPNHVWVKTWKVLADGILYQQRQATNKLDLHLTDNELKNLTLIAIEEMLQSNRRSLHEFKDMPYPDSYVTRDIGNRLIYDERDYNVNDERKNFTALFKALTGGRTAHSKFKISVPTLDNSTCNIDKNTEHAQLLQATDVIIWDEAPMAHKNCFEALDKTLKDLMNQNGLSGRIFGGKVVVFGGDFRQILPVVPRASRSDIVHASIFSSYVWDHCKVLTLTRNMRLKNDKGNKNSNDIAEFSKWILDVGDGRLSEPNDGLADIEIPRELLITDFEDPIQAIVESTYPDLLQNYTREEKEYLSFDEIDKTDATYTEVYEVLTPEFLSNLRTSGLPNYILKLKVGTPIMLMRNLDQSQGLCNGTRLIITRLANHVEARIISGKNIGNLFYIPRMSMSPSESPWPFKLIRRQFPIIVSYAMTINKSQGQSLDIVGLYLPTHVFSHGQLYVAISRVTNKNDLKILIHDNDNVPLSTTTNVVYKEVFQSLC; encoded by the exons ATGATTCACGGCCCTTGCGGATACGCAAACACTTCATCGCCGTGTAtgaaaagcaatcaatgctcaaAATTCTTCCCAAAGAAATTTCAGGCTCGCACTGTTGTTGACCACGAAGGATATCCTTTGTACATGAGAAGAGATACTGGAATTACAGTTACGAAAAAGGACGTTGATCTTGATAACAGATTTGTAGTTCCTTATAATCCATATTTGTTGAAGAAATTCCAGGCTCGCATCAACATTGAGTGGTGTAATCAGGGAACATCCGTTAAgtatttattcaaatatattaacaAAGGATATGACCGAATTACCGCAACTGTAGTTGATACTACCAATGATGGATCATCTTTAAATGGAAATCTTGATGAAATAAAACAATATCTTGACTGTAGATATGTCTCTCCAAGTAAAGCATGTTGGAGGATATTCTCATTTCCCATTCATGGAAGGTCGCCCGCGGTTGAGAG TGTGAAAGAGTCTATGTTTACCGCTTGGATGGAAGCCAACAAGACATATCCAGAGGCAAAATATTTGACTTACTCCAAGTTTCTCACAAGATTTGTGTACGACAAAAGATACAGATGGTGGAGACCATGCAAAAGAGGTAATACAATTGGAAGACTTATATGGGTTCCGCCAAGTACAGGTGAGCTTTTTTATCTTAGAATGATGTTAACTATAGCAAAGGGACCGACTTGCTACGAGGACATAAAAAAGGTGGGAGGAATTGTTCGGCACAGTTTTAGGGATGCATGTTTCGAAATGGGATTTCTTAATGATGATAAGGAATATGTTCCGGCAATATACGAGGCCAAAGATTGGGGTTCAGGTTATTTTTTGCGACAATTGTTTGTCACCATGCTACTCTCCGGTACAATGAATAGACCTAACCATGTTTGGGTTAAAACTTGGAAAGTATTGGCAGACGGCATTCTTTACCAGCAGAGGCAAGCAACCAATAAATTAG accTGCATTTAACAGACAATGAATTGAAAAACTTGACGCTCATTGCCATTGAGGAAATGTTGCAGTCCAATCGAAGAAGCTTGCATGAGTTTAAAGATATGCCATATCCCGACTCATATGTCACAAGAGACATTGGCAACCGTCTGATTTATGACGAACGTGATTACAACGTTAATGACGAAAGAAAAAATTTCACTGCTCTATTCAAAGCACTCACAG GCGGAAGAACTGcccattcaaaattcaaaatttcagTGCCGACCCTTGACAACTCTACGTGCAATATCGACAAGAATACTGAGCATGCACAGTTACTTCAAGCAACTGATGTGATCATATGGGATGAAGCACCCATGGCACATAAAAATTGCTTTGAAGCATTAGACAAAACCCTTAAAGACCTCATGAATCAGAATGGGCTATCGGGTAGAATATTTGGAGGGAAAGTTGTTGTATTCGGCGGAGATTTCCGGCAGATTCTTCCCGTTGTTCCAAGAGCTTCTCGTTCCGATATTGTGCATGCATCAATATTCTCATCTTATGTGTGGGATCACTGCAAGGTCCTCACTCTAACAAGAAATATGAGGCTTAAGAATGATAAAGGCAATAAGAACAGTAATGATATAGCAGAGTTCTCGAAATGGATACTGGATGTCGGCGATGGTAGGCTATCCGAACCAAATGATGGATTGGCCGATATAGAGATCCCTCGGGAATTATTAATTACAGATTTTGAAGATCCCATACAAGCCATCGTTGAAAGCACGTACCCGGATTTGTTGCAAAATTATACCC GGGAAGAAAAGGAATATCTCAGTTTTGACGAGATAGATAAGACCGATGCGACATACACTGAAGTTTACGAAGTTCTAACACCTGAATTCTTGAGTAATCTAAGAACATCTGGTCTACCGAATTACATTCTCAAATTGAAGGTTGGTACACCAATTATGTTGATGAGAAATTTAGACCAATCTCAAGGATTATGCAATGGCACAAGACTTATTATTACAAGATTGGCCAATCACGTTGAGGCAAGAATTATTTCTGGCAAAAATATAGGTAACCTCTTTTACATTCCTCGAATGTCTATGTCGCCTTCAGAGTCTCCTTGGCCATTTAAGTTGATTAGGCGACAATTTCCAATAATTGTCTCTTATGCTATGACAATTAATAAATCCCAAGGTCAATCTCTTGATATCGTCGGACTGTATTTGCCTACTCACGTCTTTAGTCATGGCCAATTATATGTTGCCATATCTAGAGTTACCAACAAAAACGATTTAAAGATACTGATTCATGACAACGACAATGTTCCGCTGTCAACAACTACAAATGTTGTGTACAAGGAAGTTTTTCAATCACTTTGTTAA